A region from the Natronoarchaeum mannanilyticum genome encodes:
- a CDS encoding DUF5518 domain-containing protein yields the protein MTRIGPLPVELDETWQYALLGGLASIPFTAFGYWQTGSEMSIAPVFFGGILAGFLAERRTGTNSGVGVRTGLVGGLPAVWLLVDLLAVSSGLAGPSWFVASGLVLLIGSVAVFGALAFGLSALVGIVGARVGSWLAGLGGRGRPSKATA from the coding sequence ATGACTCGGATCGGCCCCCTCCCCGTCGAATTGGACGAGACGTGGCAGTACGCCCTCCTCGGCGGACTGGCCTCGATTCCGTTTACCGCGTTCGGCTACTGGCAGACGGGGTCCGAGATGTCGATCGCACCGGTCTTTTTCGGCGGGATCCTCGCCGGATTCCTGGCCGAGCGCCGGACCGGAACGAACAGCGGCGTCGGCGTCCGGACCGGCCTCGTCGGCGGGCTTCCGGCGGTCTGGTTGCTCGTCGACCTCCTCGCCGTGTCGTCCGGTCTGGCCGGCCCGTCGTGGTTCGTCGCGAGCGGACTCGTCCTCCTGATCGGATCAGTGGCCGTGTTCGGCGCGCTGGCGTTCGGCCTCTCAGCGCTCGTCGGCATCGTCGGCGCGCGGGTCGGGAGCTGGCTCGCCGGTCTCGGCGGTCGCGGTCGTCCGTCCAAGGCTACCGCATAG
- a CDS encoding ATP-binding protein, which produces MSIVGTVVAVALDVVAAALLGSTTWIAFRSRDRPSAPPFIAILALLTLLGVLSVLAEFPGTSAVPLLPAIVDFGQFGVALVVPGVWVVYALGYTGRGTGLTRLRIAMFLGIAVPIVLSAAVLAASPPRSVIEAMLASLLGTEIMFLLGLYLYGAYLLIRHGWSHARISKLQIAVVLAAVTAPYFFGGEGSSGPIADGVTVGLLVSGGLFAVAVRRYPVMTGFPKADYVARTRVVEALREAVVVLDWEGHVLDANATTGELFDRSPASMIGEPIHSIVDGLEGTDLSAGAAGTVTLQTTKGRRRFQFSVSAVGDADAGAGAEVDGDPDAEAAGGAGAEANVDGGSDAEGGADPVARTVLLRDVTDRRTREQRLSVLNRVLRHNVRNELDVVLAYADRIDDADVREGIRESATDLVELSDKAREAEDVMTASASSPEPVDLAAVAQDVVEEFRAEDADAEIALTCPDELVVSSHRSVVRQVLSELVDNAIEHADRSSPGIEVTVRAGPDGAAELVVADDGPGIPSRERKILDAGPETQLEHGSGIGLWFVSWAVTQLGGELSFRENDPTGSVVTVRLYDAEYDA; this is translated from the coding sequence ATGTCGATCGTCGGAACGGTCGTAGCCGTCGCCCTCGACGTCGTAGCCGCGGCGCTGCTGGGCTCGACGACCTGGATCGCGTTTCGGTCCCGCGACCGACCCAGCGCGCCGCCGTTCATCGCGATCCTGGCGCTGCTGACGCTGCTGGGCGTGCTCTCGGTGCTGGCGGAGTTCCCCGGCACGTCGGCGGTTCCGCTGCTCCCGGCGATCGTCGACTTCGGCCAGTTCGGCGTCGCACTCGTCGTCCCTGGGGTGTGGGTCGTGTACGCGCTCGGCTACACCGGTCGCGGCACCGGGCTGACGCGTTTGCGCATCGCCATGTTTCTGGGGATTGCGGTCCCGATCGTCCTGAGCGCCGCCGTCCTCGCCGCCTCGCCCCCCAGATCCGTCATCGAAGCGATGCTCGCGTCGCTTCTCGGCACGGAGATCATGTTCCTGCTGGGGCTGTACCTGTACGGCGCGTATCTCCTGATCAGGCACGGCTGGAGCCACGCCCGCATCTCGAAGCTGCAGATCGCGGTCGTGCTCGCCGCCGTCACCGCGCCGTACTTCTTCGGCGGAGAGGGATCCAGCGGTCCGATCGCGGACGGCGTGACCGTCGGCCTGCTGGTCTCCGGCGGACTGTTCGCCGTCGCGGTGCGGCGCTACCCGGTGATGACCGGGTTCCCCAAGGCCGACTACGTCGCCCGGACGCGGGTCGTCGAGGCGCTCCGCGAGGCGGTCGTCGTGCTCGACTGGGAGGGTCACGTGCTCGACGCCAACGCGACGACCGGCGAGCTGTTCGACCGCTCCCCGGCGTCGATGATCGGCGAGCCGATCCACTCGATCGTCGACGGGCTGGAAGGGACCGATCTCTCGGCGGGCGCCGCGGGGACGGTCACTCTCCAGACGACGAAGGGGCGCCGACGATTCCAGTTCAGCGTCTCGGCGGTCGGCGACGCCGACGCCGGGGCCGGTGCCGAAGTCGACGGCGATCCTGACGCCGAAGCCGCCGGCGGCGCCGGCGCCGAAGCCAATGTCGACGGCGGCTCCGACGCCGAAGGCGGGGCCGATCCCGTCGCCCGGACCGTGCTGTTGCGGGACGTGACCGACCGCCGGACGCGCGAGCAGCGCCTCTCGGTGCTCAACCGCGTCCTCCGGCACAACGTCCGGAACGAGCTCGACGTCGTCCTCGCGTACGCAGACCGCATCGACGACGCGGACGTTCGCGAGGGGATCCGCGAGAGCGCGACCGACCTCGTCGAGCTCAGCGACAAGGCCCGCGAAGCCGAGGACGTGATGACCGCCAGCGCGAGTTCGCCGGAACCGGTCGACCTCGCGGCCGTCGCGCAGGACGTCGTGGAGGAATTCCGCGCCGAGGACGCCGACGCCGAAATCGCGCTCACCTGCCCGGACGAACTGGTCGTCTCGTCGCACCGCTCGGTCGTCCGGCAGGTGCTGTCGGAACTCGTCGACAACGCGATCGAACACGCCGACCGATCGTCACCCGGTATCGAGGTGACCGTTCGGGCGGGCCCCGACGGCGCCGCCGAACTCGTCGTCGCGGACGACGGACCGGGGATTCCGAGCCGGGAGCGGAAGATCCTGGACGCCGGCCCGGAAACCCAGCTCGAACACGGCAGCGGCATCGGGCTCTGGTTCGTCAGCTGGGCCGTCACGCAACTGGGCGGCGAGCTCTCGTTTCGCGAGAACGATCCCACGGGCAGCGTCGTGACCGTCCGACTCTACGACGCCGAGTACGACGCTTGA
- the tnpA gene encoding IS200/IS605 family transposase — MVKSTRHAKYELYYHIVFVPKYRRSYLAGKTKERLETIFAEICEDKGLELAESEVMSDHVHLFIGSPPKNAPSLIVNWVKGISARKYNQRYDDRVKWARSYYVGTAGSVSKGAIERYIAEQEGEDA; from the coding sequence ATGGTAAAGAGTACCCGTCACGCGAAATACGAACTCTACTACCATATAGTATTCGTGCCGAAGTATCGGCGTTCGTACCTGGCGGGGAAGACGAAGGAACGTCTCGAGACCATCTTCGCGGAAATCTGTGAAGACAAGGGCCTCGAACTGGCCGAGTCCGAGGTCATGTCCGACCACGTACACCTGTTCATCGGGAGTCCGCCCAAGAACGCCCCATCACTCATCGTCAACTGGGTCAAAGGTATCTCCGCCCGCAAGTACAACCAGCGGTACGACGACCGCGTGAAGTGGGCTCGTTCGTACTACGTCGGTACGGCGGGGAGTGTATCGAAAGGCGCTATCGAACGCTACATCGCTGAACAAGAGGGTGAAGACGCATGA
- a CDS encoding TM2 domain-containing protein, giving the protein MATDSSPADDTGRDAGAIADKSVPVAILLALVLSPAAYYYVGRTKLAVINLLTLNYLLLGIVVVPIHVYKIITDARNEGGVQTEDW; this is encoded by the coding sequence ATGGCGACGGATAGTTCCCCCGCTGACGACACCGGACGCGACGCAGGGGCGATCGCGGACAAGTCCGTACCCGTGGCGATCCTGCTGGCGCTCGTGCTCTCGCCGGCCGCGTACTACTACGTCGGCCGGACGAAGCTGGCGGTGATCAACCTGCTGACGCTCAACTACCTACTGTTGGGCATCGTGGTCGTTCCGATCCACGTGTACAAGATCATCACCGACGCCCGCAACGAGGGAGGTGTTCAGACCGAGGACTGGTAG
- a CDS encoding twin-arginine translocation signal domain-containing protein, whose translation MTARIPHDDAQPSRRSFLAASGTAVLAASAGCTAVVDFIGDRLLEEVNVFNETNRRVGGSITVVDPAGDTVLDETFDLAASDDEDGSGSGNESSSEDEQSTAVYDDVWTESGSYEVTVELPDTEIDGQSQASGTVTIDDTDEEMLAVALGSGEVDEPIGFRVGESLSDFAD comes from the coding sequence ATGACCGCCCGGATACCCCACGATGACGCACAGCCCTCCAGACGATCGTTTCTCGCCGCGAGCGGCACAGCGGTGCTGGCGGCATCGGCCGGCTGTACGGCCGTCGTGGACTTCATCGGCGATCGCCTGCTCGAAGAGGTCAACGTGTTCAACGAAACCAACCGCCGAGTCGGCGGTTCGATCACCGTCGTAGATCCCGCGGGAGACACTGTGCTCGACGAGACGTTCGATCTCGCCGCCTCGGACGACGAGGACGGATCGGGCTCCGGGAATGAATCGAGCTCAGAGGACGAGCAGTCGACCGCGGTGTACGACGACGTGTGGACCGAGTCGGGTTCGTACGAGGTGACCGTGGAGCTACCGGACACCGAGATCGACGGGCAATCGCAGGCCAGCGGGACGGTGACGATCGACGACACCGACGAGGAGATGCTCGCCGTCGCGCTCGGTTCCGGGGAAGTGGACGAACCGATCGGCTTCCGCGTCGGCGAGAGCCTCTCGGACTTCGCGGACTGA
- a CDS encoding cytochrome P450: MSRPTATPPSPRGVPVLGNTIAFASDPFGFVRRSVESTGDVFRMRLLGRDVYVVGDPDHVETVLLNREAFAKLEDFEVAFGDTLLSVEGEQWRRQRHAMEGFFDPTRIAEFAETMVDVAESHVDDWSSGREIGVDDEMRSIALRNLFEVVLGHSLSATERDDLAADAHALNNWFKPTSWVLPYWVPTPARREFRRGSDRLRDWARSLLDDAQDGPDEESLLATLATLQDDPDSEFDRAEVLDQVVGMIFAGHETTALAMTYALHQIAAHPDIADRFHAELDDVIDGRPSFADLRELEYAERVIDEALRLYPPVHAIPRETTERVDLGEYEIPGGEQVLLSVWSIHRDSRFYDEPLAFDPSRWEDTSPRERGYEFVPFGAGPRICIGRHFARLEMKATLAAIGRRYRLDADDEIDVTPQMTTQPAGPVNVRVTDRN; the protein is encoded by the coding sequence ATGTCTCGACCGACCGCTACGCCGCCTTCTCCCCGGGGAGTCCCGGTGTTGGGTAATACGATCGCGTTCGCCAGCGACCCGTTCGGCTTCGTCCGGCGGTCCGTCGAGTCTACGGGGGACGTGTTTCGGATGCGACTGCTCGGGCGGGACGTCTACGTCGTGGGCGATCCCGACCACGTCGAGACGGTCCTGCTGAACCGCGAGGCGTTCGCGAAACTCGAGGACTTCGAGGTGGCCTTCGGCGACACGCTCCTGTCCGTCGAGGGCGAGCAGTGGCGCCGCCAGCGCCACGCGATGGAGGGCTTTTTCGATCCGACGCGCATCGCCGAGTTCGCGGAGACGATGGTCGACGTCGCCGAGTCCCACGTCGACGACTGGTCGTCCGGACGCGAGATCGGGGTCGACGACGAGATGCGGTCAATCGCACTTCGCAACCTGTTCGAGGTAGTGCTGGGTCACTCCCTGTCCGCGACCGAACGGGACGACCTCGCCGCGGACGCACACGCGCTCAACAACTGGTTCAAACCCACGTCGTGGGTGCTGCCCTACTGGGTTCCGACGCCGGCACGTCGCGAGTTTCGCCGCGGCTCCGATCGGTTGCGAGACTGGGCGCGGTCACTGCTCGACGACGCTCAGGACGGTCCGGACGAGGAGAGTCTGCTGGCGACGCTGGCTACCCTTCAGGACGACCCCGATTCCGAGTTCGATCGAGCCGAAGTCCTCGACCAGGTCGTCGGGATGATCTTCGCCGGCCACGAGACGACCGCCCTCGCGATGACGTACGCCCTCCACCAGATCGCCGCTCATCCCGACATTGCCGATCGATTTCACGCAGAACTCGACGACGTTATCGACGGCCGGCCGTCGTTCGCCGACCTCCGGGAGCTGGAGTACGCCGAACGGGTGATCGACGAGGCGCTCCGGCTCTACCCGCCGGTCCACGCGATCCCGCGTGAGACGACCGAACGCGTCGACCTCGGCGAGTACGAGATTCCGGGCGGCGAGCAGGTGTTGCTCTCGGTGTGGAGCATCCACCGCGACTCGCGGTTCTACGACGAGCCGCTCGCGTTCGATCCGAGCCGGTGGGAAGATACGTCTCCGCGGGAGCGTGGCTACGAGTTCGTGCCGTTCGGCGCCGGGCCCCGGATCTGCATCGGGCGCCACTTCGCCCGCCTCGAGATGAAGGCCACCCTCGCGGCGATCGGGCGACGCTACCGTCTCGACGCCGACGACGAGATCGACGTCACGCCGCAGATGACGACCCAACCCGCAGGGCCCGTCAACGTTCGCG
- a CDS encoding ABC transporter permease subunit: MSWRVIARTDGALAAEPRSTHLLLGLPAATILAAAYLYPVLGADPITTARFTGFVDGWLATVVPLAGVLLGYDAVVSERESGALLLSLSLPHGRDDLVLGKVASRVGLLSGAVVAAMVVGAGLVVYPFGSLAPVRFCGFVAATVAFGALWTNLGIAASLATSTKQRAFALAFGLFALFVLAWDGIAGGLRYGLNRAGLVDGALPAPVRFVFDLDPGIAFQRVTAGFLDPSASVEGPWYLGEWVALAVFLVWLIAPIALSYRRFAGSDLS, translated from the coding sequence ATGAGCTGGCGGGTCATCGCCCGGACGGACGGCGCGCTGGCCGCCGAGCCGCGGTCGACCCACCTGCTGCTCGGGCTGCCGGCCGCGACGATTCTCGCGGCGGCGTACCTCTACCCGGTGCTGGGCGCCGACCCGATCACGACTGCCCGATTTACCGGGTTCGTCGACGGCTGGCTCGCGACCGTCGTCCCGCTCGCCGGCGTCCTGCTGGGCTACGACGCCGTCGTGAGCGAGCGCGAGTCCGGCGCGCTGTTGCTCTCGCTGTCGCTGCCCCACGGCCGGGACGACCTCGTGCTGGGGAAGGTCGCCAGCCGCGTCGGGCTGTTGAGCGGCGCCGTCGTCGCCGCGATGGTCGTCGGCGCGGGACTGGTCGTCTACCCGTTCGGCAGCCTCGCTCCGGTGCGGTTCTGCGGCTTCGTCGCGGCGACCGTCGCGTTCGGCGCGCTCTGGACCAACCTCGGCATCGCGGCGTCGCTCGCGACGTCGACCAAGCAGCGCGCGTTCGCGCTGGCGTTCGGGCTGTTTGCCCTGTTCGTGCTGGCCTGGGACGGCATCGCCGGCGGCCTCCGATACGGGCTGAACCGGGCCGGCCTCGTCGACGGCGCCCTGCCCGCCCCCGTCCGGTTCGTCTTCGATCTCGACCCCGGAATCGCGTTCCAGCGCGTGACGGCGGGTTTTCTCGACCCGAGCGCGAGCGTCGAGGGCCCCTGGTACCTCGGCGAGTGGGTCGCGCTCGCCGTCTTCCTCGTCTGGCTGATCGCGCCGATCGCGCTCTCCTACCGCCGCTTCGCGGGGAGTGATCTCTCGTGA
- a CDS encoding ABC transporter permease, with product MSWRTVARKDVRDAGRSRTLWALFGLLSILFVGYAAAYAYVGDDTFVGFLGGVVGIVDAAVPILGILLGYRSISDDRADGSLLLSMSLPQSRGELLVGTALGRTVVLLVPTLFGLSIAGAYAALRYGTEGALAYPLFLLATALYGASFVAVGVALSASTIVDRQITYGAVGAYLLPVVLWGTLVSFVVAFLHRFNASLGTPDWALFLQLVAPGEAYARLLRAGFDVNLASRYVGDGTPAFVDWWAALALLGVWIVAPLAIGYRRFESGDL from the coding sequence GTGAGCTGGCGCACCGTCGCGCGCAAGGACGTTCGCGACGCCGGGCGATCGCGGACGCTCTGGGCGCTGTTCGGGCTCCTGTCGATCCTCTTCGTCGGCTACGCCGCCGCGTACGCCTACGTCGGCGACGACACGTTCGTCGGGTTCCTCGGCGGCGTCGTCGGAATCGTCGACGCCGCCGTTCCGATCCTCGGAATCTTGCTGGGCTATCGGTCGATCTCGGACGACCGGGCGGACGGGAGCCTGCTGCTCTCGATGTCGCTCCCGCAGTCTCGCGGCGAGTTGCTCGTCGGGACCGCGCTGGGCCGGACGGTCGTGTTGCTGGTGCCGACGCTGTTCGGGCTGTCGATCGCCGGCGCGTACGCGGCCCTGCGGTACGGGACCGAGGGTGCCCTCGCGTACCCGCTGTTCCTGCTCGCGACCGCCCTCTACGGCGCGTCGTTCGTCGCGGTCGGCGTCGCGCTGTCGGCGTCGACGATCGTCGACCGCCAGATCACGTACGGCGCGGTCGGCGCGTACCTGCTACCGGTCGTTCTGTGGGGCACGCTCGTCTCGTTCGTCGTGGCCTTCCTTCACCGATTCAACGCCAGCCTCGGCACGCCCGACTGGGCGCTGTTCCTCCAGTTGGTTGCTCCCGGCGAAGCGTACGCGCGCCTCCTGCGCGCGGGCTTCGACGTGAACCTGGCGAGCCGATACGTGGGCGATGGAACGCCGGCGTTCGTCGACTGGTGGGCCGCGCTGGCGCTGCTCGGCGTCTGGATCGTCGCGCCGCTGGCGATCGGCTACCGTCGGTTCGAGAGCGGGGATCTGTGA